One window of the Montipora foliosa isolate CH-2021 chromosome 4, ASM3666993v2, whole genome shotgun sequence genome contains the following:
- the LOC137999446 gene encoding uncharacterized protein yields the protein MDDCYWAWKHIFGEICNKHASFCEIKVRRQSLPWISPKISHLMNLRYKTLLREKMPNNQELWTEYRSLRNRVTHEVRVAKSRFYVDLFDEVKDCKSYWNLVKKAAYGSASQPILGLKTSDGSMETSDHRKAQILNEYFSTVGEKLASDLPVCRQVNNNTYINRVTPCKMNISISHSSVAESIDKMKANKACGPDNVSPKLLKYAGKDLIPSLLSQFSMSAERNSVPTSWKTAMFQPC from the coding sequence ATGGATGATTGTTATTGGGCGTGGAAACACATCTTTGGTGAAATATGTAACAAGCATGCGTCCTTCTGCGAGATCAAGGTTAGACGCCAGTCCTTACCTTGGATTTCTCCAAAAATATCCCATTTGATGAATTTACGTTACAAAACTCTTCTTAGAGAAAAAATGCCAAACAACCAAGAGCTGTGGACAGAATATCGCTCTTTAAGAAACAGGGTTACGCATGAAGTCAGAGTTGCTAAAAGCAGGTTCTATGTGGATCTATTTGACGAAGTAAAAGACTGTAAGTCATATTGGAACTTGGTCAAAAAAGCTGCTTACGGGTCAGCGTCACAGCCTATACTCGGTTTAAAGACATCAGACGGGTCAATGGAAACATCTGACCACAGGAAAGCCCAGATCCTAAATGAATACTTTTCTACTGTAGGTGAAAAGTTGGCAAGCGATCTTCCCGTCTGTAGACaagtgaataacaatacttacaTCAACCGCGTTACTCCCTGCAAAATGAACATTTCCATATCGCATTCTAGTGTTGCCGAGAGCATCGATAAGATGAAGGCAAACAAAGCTTGCGGACCTGATAATGTTTCTCCAAAGTTACTCAAATATGCAGGAAAGGATCTAATTCCATCATTGTTATCTCAGTTTTCCATGAGTGCTGAACGTAATTCTGTCCCTACCTCTTGGAAAACTGCTATGTTTCAGCCCTGTTGA